The Sphingosinicellaceae bacterium genome includes the window ACGTCGTAGAGTTCACCCGCGGCGGGGTCCTCGTCGCCGGGGTTCTTCTGGCTCAGCAGGAACACGGTCTTGTCGCCGTGCATCACCGCCTCGAGCGCTTTCACGGACTTATCGCGGCCGACGAACAGCGGCACGATCATCTGCGGAAAGACGACGATATCCCGGAGCGGCAGGACAGGAAGGGTCTGGTCGGTCATCTGGTTACTCCCACGCCCGAAGATACGGCGGGCGGCTTGAGAACGATATGGGGATGGTGCACCGCGTCATCAATCCGCCATGCCCGTTGCCCTTACGCAACGGTCCTAACGGAACGGAAATCGATGGTTCAGACGTCTTCAGGCGGCGAGGACCGCGCCGGTCGCGATCAACGCATCGATCGCTGCGTCGTCGCGGCCGAGCTCACGCAGGACGGCACGGCTGTGCTCGCCCATGTGCGGCGCCGGACGCAGGGTTGCGTCGCCGCCCGCGCCGAACCGAGCGGCGGGTCGCGGGGTCTGCACCCGGCCCTCGGCACCATGGTCGATTTCGGCGACGATGCCGTTGTGGCGGACCTGCGGATCGTCGATGACGCGGTCCAGCGTGTTGACCCGCCCGCCGACCGCACCCTCGCGGATGAACGCCGCCATCAGCGTGTCGAGGTCGGTCGCCTTGAGCGCCGCCGACAGCTTGGGCGTCCACTCCTGACGGTGCGCCATGCGGCCGCCGACGCTGCGCAGCCGCTCATCGTCGGCAAGCTCGGGCAAACCCACTGCACGAGCCAACGCGAAGAACTCGCTGTTCTGCAACGATCCGACCGCGACCTGGCCGTCAGCCGCCGTCCATAGCCGCATCATCGAACCGTACTCCGGGAAGGGCGGCGGTGCATCGTCGACGAAGCAGTGGTTGTACATCCCGTCCGCCCAGTTGAAGGCGACCGCCGCGTCGAGCATGGCGATGTCGACGCGCTGCCCGATGCCGGTGCGCTCGCGCTGGAACAGGGCCGCGGTGATCGCCTGCGCCGCGGTCAGGGCGGTGACCTTGTCGGCGATCAGCGAGCGGATCAGGCCGATGCGGCCATCGGTGTCGACCTGCGTCGCGGCGAGGCCCGACACCGCCTGCACGACCGGATCATAGACCCGGATATTGGCATAGGGACCGTCGGGGCCGAAGCCGTTGATCGAGGCGAAGACCAGCCGCGGATTGATCTCCCGGCAGCGCTCGTAGCCGAAGCCGAGCCGTTCGATCGCGCCGGGACGGAAGTTCTCGAGCAGCACGTCGGCGCCCTTGATCAGGCCGCACAGGATGTCGCAGGCGGCGGGCTGCTTGAGGTCGAGGACGATGCCGCGTTTGCCGCGGTTGACCGTGATGAACATCGACGACAGGTCGCCCTTGCGCGGGCCGAGCGTCCGCACCGGGTCGCCGCCGGGAGTTTCGACCTTGATCACGTCGGCGCCCTGGTCGGAGAGGATGCACGCCGCCATCGGGCCGGAGACGATCTGGCTGAGGTCGACGACGCGGATACCGTGGAGGGGGCCGGTCACTTCCGTTGCAACAAGATCATGCGCAGATATCCCGCTTCCGGGTCTCCGGGAGGAACAGCACGGTCACCACCAGCGCCACCGCGACGACAGCGAACGTGTACCAGAGCCCGCCGAAGATGTTGCCGGTCTTGACCACGATGAACTGCGCCACGAACGGCAGGAAGCCGCCAAAATAGCCGGTGCCGATGTGGTAGGGCACCGACAGCGAGGTGTAGCGGATGCGCGCCGGGAACAGCTCGACGAGAACCGCAGCAACCGGCCCGTAGGTCATTGCGCTGAGCAGCCCGAGCATGACGCAGGCGAACAGGATGACGAGGTCGTTGCGCTCCGCGGGGTCGGCGCGCAGGTCCCACTTGCCGGTCGCGGGATCCACAGAGCCCGGGTAGCCGGAAGCGCGCAACGCCGCCTCGAACTTCGCGGGCACGAGGCCCTCCATGCGGTAGCCGCCGATGGTGACGATCGGGATCGGCACGACCTCGTCGCCGCTGCCCTTGATCTTGCGGTAGGGCACGCCCTTCTTGGCGAAATAGTCGAGCACCTGCCCGCAGACACTGTCCTGCTTGCCGCTGGCGAAGGGGTTGTAGCCGCACGCTGCGTTCCCGATGCGGACCGGCGCGCGCTTCGAGGCTGCTGCGAGCGCCGGGTTGGCCGCGTCGGCGATCATGTGGAACAGCGGGAACAGGAAGATCAGGGTCAGGCCGTAGCCCGCCACGATCAACGGCTTGCGGCCGATCTTGTCGGACACCCAGCCCGCCAGAACGAATAGCGGGGCCGAGATGCAGGCCGCGATGCCGAGGATGATCTGCGCGCTCATCTGGTCGACCCGCGCCGCCTGCTGGAGGAAGAACAAAGTCTGGAATTGCGCGGTGTACCAGATCACCGTCAGTCCGGCGGCGATGCCGAACAGCGCGACCAGCACCGGGCGCAGGTTGCCGGGCTCGCGCAGGCTGTCGCGGATCGGGTTCGCCGACGCCTTGCCGGCGGTCTTCATCGCCGTGAAGATCGGGCTCTCCTGGAGCTTGAGCCGTATCCACAGCGACAGCGCCAGCAGGAACAGCGAGAAGATGAACGGAATGCGCCAGCCCCAGGCGACAAAATTATCCTTGCCGACCAGCGCCGTCACCCCGAGCACGACGATGATCGACAGCAGGAAACCGCCGACGACCGAGGCCTGGATGAAGCTGGTGTAAAAGCCGCGCTTCTCGGCCGGGGCATGCTCGGCCACGTAGATCGCCGCGCCGCCGTATTCGCCGCCGAGCGCGAGGCCTTGCAGGATGCGCAGCGCGAGCAGGCCCGCAGGAGCCCACAGCCCGACCTCCTGGTAGGTCGGCAGCACGCCGACCAGCGCGGTCGCCAGCCCCATCAGGGTGATCGTCGCGAGGAAGGTGTACTTGCGTCCGACACGGTCGCCGAAATAGCCGAAGACGATCGCCCCGAGCGGCCGCACCCCGAACCCGACGCCGAACGCCGCGAGGCTTTTCAGCAGCGCCGCACCGCTGTTGTCGGAGGGAAAGAAGTAGTTCCCCAGCAGCGCCGCGAGCGTGCCGTAGACGAAGAAGTCGTACCACTCGAAGACCGTGCCGAGCGACGACGCGAGGATGACCAGTCGATCGCGCTTTACGTCGAGCGTTATCGCCCCGCCATCCATCGCTACCGTCGCCATCCCGTCTCCCCCACGCAAGCCGTCGACGTGTTACGTTGGTGTGACGGGTGCGACAAGAGCGCGCGCGAGGACAGCGCCGACCAGCGCGGCGGTCGCGTCGACGAACGGCACCGTGACGTCGCCCTGCCCGAGCACCAGCGGCACCTCGGTACATGCCGCCAGCACCGTGTCGGCACCCTGGGCGACCAGCCCGGCCGCCAGCCCGGCCATCGCGGCGCGGAGTTCGGGGCCGGTGTCGCCACTCTTGATGCGCATGATCAATGGCATGACCGCGGTCGGGTCGACGTCGATCACCCCGACGCCGCGGGACGCAAGCGCGTTGCGGTACAGGCCCGAGCGCAGCGTCGCGTCGGCGGCGAGGACCCCGACCCGCTTCGCGCCGCTCGCGGCGATCACGTCGGCGGCGGCGTCGATCATGCTGACGAACGGTACGTCGACCGCGCCCTGGATATCGCCCGCCCAGACGTGCGCGGCGTTGCACGGCATCGCCAGCAGCTCCGCTCCCGCGTCGACCAGCCCGCACGCCATCCGGACCAGCCCCCGAAAGGGCGACGGCCCGTCGCCGCGCAGCGCCGCGTTGCGCCCCGGGATACGCGGATCGGAATCGGTGAGCACGCGCAGATGATCCTCGTCGCCCGTTGCGGGCGTCGCGGCGTGAAGCTTTTGCAGGAAATCGAGCGTCGCCGCCGGGCCCATGCCGCCCATCACCCCGACCGTCATCATGAGCGCAGCACCCCGGCATAAGCGTGAAGGACCGGCGCGCCGCCGGTGTGGACGAACAGCGCGCGCTCGCCCGGCGCGATCTCGCCGCGTGCGATCAGCCCGAGCAGGCCGGCGAAGGCCTTGCCGGTGTACACGGGGTCGAGCAGGACGCCTTCGCGGCTCGCGGCGGTGCGGACCGCGGCGATCATCTCGGGCGAGGGCAGCGAATAGCCCGGGCCGACCCAGTCATCGAGGCACTCGATGGCGTCGCGCGGCGGCGGCACGACCCCGAGCAGCGCGGCGGTTGTCTCGGCAAGCGCGAAGACATTGCCCTCCTGCTCGGCCCGCGGGCGGCGGACGTTGATCCCGGTCAGGCGGCCGTCCCAGCTTGCGGCACGGAGCCCGACCGCGAGGCCCGCGTGGGTCCCGGCGCTGCCGCTAGCGACGACGATGCGGTCGAAGGCGACGCCTTGCTCGAACGACTGCGCGATGATCTCCTGCGCGCACGACACATAGCCGAGCGCGCCGAGCGGGGTCGAGCCGCCGCCCGCGATCAGATACGGCTTGCGGCCGGCGGCGCGGACGATCTCGGCCTCCGCGCCCATCGCCGCGGCAAGGTCGGTGCCGGCGGGAACGACGGTCCTGGCCTCGACACCCATCAGGTCGAACAGCAGGTTGTTGCCGATCGCCGCGGCGTCGTAGCTGCCCGCGACGCGCTCCTCAATGACGAGGCGGCAACGCAGCCCCTCGTGGACCGCGGCGGCCAGGGTCAGCCGGCAGTGGTTCGACTGTGGCGCACCGACGGTGATCAGGGTGTCCGCCCCCTGCGCCAGCGCGTCGGCGACGAGGAATTCGAGCTTGCGGGTCTTGTTGCCGCCGCCGGCCAGCCCGAGCTGATCATCGCGCTTGATCCACAGGTCGCAGCCGGTGTCATCGGACAGGTGCCGCATCGGCTCGATGGCAGTGAAGCCGGGCGTGTAGCGGCGGCGCGGGAAGCGGGCGAGGTCCATACGCCGGACTAGCACCCCTCTCGCGCTCGGGGGAGGGGGAAGGTCAGACCCGTACGACCAGTCCCTCCGCCGGATCGACATCGCCACTCGCCATCCGCGTCCAAGACGCCCGCGCCGCCTCTACCCCCTCGACCGCGACCACCCGCAGCCACGGCGCGACCGCGGCAGTGAACCCCTGCCATCCCACGGCCAGCCGCTCGTCGAAGCCCGCCTGCCCCCATTCCGCCAGCCGTTCCGCCATGATCGTCGGGGCGAAGAAGAACTCGGGGCGTGGGCCGGGCAGCGGCTGGCCGGCGCCGCTGACCTCCCAGTGCGTGTCCCCGACGACGATGCTCGACGCGAGGGCATCGGCGAAGCGGTTGTGGACTGCGGCGCGCACCGCGCCGTCGCCGGCGAAGTCGACATAGACATTCCGCCCCGCGACCTTCAGACCGTCGACCTCGTCATAGAGGGCGACGCTGTCGTACAGCCCGGTCGCCTCGACGAAGCCGAGGTTGCGCTCCGACGTCAGGCCGATGACCGTCCAGCCGCCGCGCGCCTTCAGGGCATGGGCAAGGCCCATCGCGGTCTTCGACGAGGCGCTCGACAGGACCGCGGTGCCGCCGTCGCCACAGGCCAAGTCGAGCAGGAACGAGGTCACGTAGAGCGGCCGGAACAGCATGTGCAGCGCCTCGTCGCCGGGCAGGTCGGTGGCGCGCCCGTAGCCATTGTAGACCGCCGCGAGTTCGCTGCGATGCGCGGCACCATCGACGAAGCCACGCCGCGTGACCTTGACCGGGGTCAGCACGACCGCGTCCGCCATCGGCCAATAGCCATAGAAGCGCTCCCCGATCTCCAAGCCCTCGACGTTCGAGGCGGTGACGCGCCCGAAGCCCCAGACCGGCACGACGCCCCACTCGCCGGGAGCCGAGAAGAAGTCCCAGTAGCGCATGTCGACGCCGTGGGCGGCGTAGGTGACGTTGTTCGAGGTCAGGGCGAAGCGCTCGACGGCGAAGGCCGCTTGCCCCGGGCCAGGCTCGGCGGGACGCTCGACGGCGCGGGTAACGCGCAGGTCGTCGCGGCTCACTTCGATGATCATGGCTCGGTCCTCGTTGGCGGGTTCAGCGCGGCCGTACCCGCACCGGCACGCGGTCGGCGGCACCGACCTTGCCGTCCTCGCACGGCATCGGGCGATAGCTGACGTTGAGGCAGATGCGGACTTCGGTCAGCCACTGCTTCTTGGCGGTGCCGACGAAGATCGCCTCGCGCGGCAGTTCCGGGTTGGCGGTGACAATGGCGTCACGGATGTCGCCGGCGGTGAGTTTGCCCTTCAACTTGTCGAGCTCGGGCATCGGGTATTTGTCGTAAAGCCGGCGTTCGTCGGCGAAGAAGGCGTCGGCGTTGGGCCAGAAGCAGGTGCCGTGCTTGGCCCACTCGTGCTGGAGCAGGGTGACGGCCGGGGTCATACACCAGTTGGCGCGCACCGTGGCGACCGGGAGCGCGGTCGGGGTGCGGCAAAACTGCGGCCAGGTCTCGCCTGCCCCGTCGGGCCACAGGCCGTGTAGCTTCAGGCCGAAATGCTGGCTGCAGCCCTCACCCGGATACTGGCGGCAGTTCTCGGGCCACCAGTAATAAGCGAGCACGAACTTCTCGACCGGCAGGATGCGCTGCTCCTCCGACGGTCCGACGGGTGCCGGGGTCAGGTTCGGCGGGATCGCGCAACTGGTCGCGGCCTGCGCCGCGCTCGCTGCGATCAGGACGACGAACGCAACGATCTGCTTAAACATAATCCATCCCGATATCGGCGGCCGGCGCGCTTTGGGTGATGCGCCCGACCGAGATGTAGGTCACGCCGGTTTCAGCGATATTGCGGATGGTCTGGAGATTGACGCCGCCCGAGGCCTCGGTCGGCACCAGCCCGGCAACCAGCGCCACCGCCTCGCGCAGCACCGCCGGCCCCATGTTGTCGAGCAGCAGCCGATCCGCACCGGCCGCCAGCGCGGGCGAAATCTGGTCGATGCGGTCGACCTCGACGACGATACCCTTCAGCCCCGCCGCCTTCGCCGCGCGCACCGCGGCATCGACCCCGCCCGCGACCGCGATGTGGTTGTCCTTGATCATCACGCCGTCGTCGAGGCGCATCCGATGGTTGGTCGCGCCGCCGGTGCGGGTCGCGTATTTCTCCAGCGCGCGCAGGCCGGGCAGCGTCTTGCGGGTATCGAGGAGGATCGCGCCGGTCCCGGCAATCGCGTCGACATAGCTCCGGGTGACAGTCGCGATGCCGGTCAGATGTTGCGCCGTGTTGAGTGCGGAGCGCTCGGCGGCGAGCAGCGCGCGCGCGTTGCCCTCGACCCGCAGCAGCGGTGTGCCCGGCGCGACGGCGGTGCCCTCGGCGACCAGGATCTCGACCGTGGCTGCGGGGTCGAGCGCGGTGAAGAACGCCGCCGCGATCGGCAGCCCGGCAACCGTCACCGCATCACGGCTGGCGAGCACTGCCGACAGGCGCGCGTCGGCGGGAATGACCGCGTTCGAGGTGACGTCGCCGCCCCTTCCCAAATCCTCAGCGAGGGTGGCGGCAACGAACGCGTGGAGGTCGAAGTCAGGGATCATGCTCCCGCCTAGCCGTGCGCCGCCTCGCCCGCTAGACCTGCCGGCTTGGCGGGAGTGCCCCTGATGACCGAAGCAACCCCGATCCGGCACGCGCTCGCCTTCATCTTCGTGACAGTGCTGATCGATTCGATCGGCTTCGGCATCGTCATCCCGGTGTTTCCGCAGCTCATCGTCCACCTCACCGGGCGCACGGTCGCGAACGCGGCGATCGTCAGCGGCTGGCTTGGGCTCGGCTATGCGGCGATGCAGTTCGTCTGCGGGCCGATCATCGGAGGGCTGTCGGACCGCTTCGGGCGGCGGCCGGTGCTGCTCGCCAGTCTCGCGGCGTTCGGGCTCGACTATATCGCAATGGCGTTCGCGCCCACCCTTGCGTGGCTGTTCGCGTCGCGGCTGGTGGCGGGCGCGACCGGCGCGTCGTTCGGCACCGCCTACGCTTATATCGCCGACGTCAGCCCGCCCGAACGCCGCGCCGCCAACTTCGGGATCGCGGGCATGGGCTTCGGCCTCGGCTTCATCATCGGGCCGGTGCTGGGCGGCCTGCTGGCGAAATACGGCGCGCAGGTGCCCTTCCTCGTCGCTGCCGGGCTGGCGCTGCTCAACGTCGCCTACGGCTGGTTCGTGCTGCCCGAGAGCCTGGCACCCGAGCTCCGACGCCCGTTCGACTGGAAGCGCGCCAACCCCGTCGGCGCCTTGCTCCGCCTCAAGCGCTACCAGCCGGTCGTGCTCGGGCTGGCAGCGGCGACCTTCCTGTGGGTGATCGGCTTCCAGTCGCTGCCGCTGATCTGGAATTTCTACACCATCGCCAAGTTCGGCTGGTCGCCCGACCAGGTCGGCTACAGCCTCGCCTTCGTCGGGCTCGTATCGGTGCTCATGCAGGGCTTCGTGTCGCGCAAGCTGCTGCCGAAGTTCGGGGAGCGCCGGGTCATTGTGACGGGCGCACTAAGCGGCATCGCGGCCTACCTGACCTATTGTTTCGCGCAGACAGGTTGGCAGCTGTATGTCGGCATCGTCGTCGGTGCGCTGTCGGGCCTCGTCTACCAGTCGCTGCAGGGCCTGATGTCGAGCCAAGTCGGCCCGAGCGAACAGGGCGAATTGCAAGGCGCAATCTCGAGCGTCTACGCGGTCGCTGCAATCATCGGTCCGGTAGCAATGACCCAGGTGTTCGCGCACTTCGCAGCCCGGGACACCGTGCCATACCTGCCCGGCGCCCCGTTCCTGCTTTCCGCCGTGCTCAGCGTCGCAATGCTAGCGGTCTTCGTCGTGCTGAGGCCTAGAGGCGGCCCATCAGGAACAGCACCAGCACGATAACGACGACGACGCCGAGAATGCCCGACGGGCCGTAACCCCAGCCGCTCGAATAGCCCCAGTTCGGCAGCGCGCCGATCAACAGCAGGATGACGACGATGAGGAGAATGGTACCAAGCGACATCTGAAACCCCTTGTGGTTGCGCCGACGTAACGCGGGGTGCGCAGAAATGTTGCGATGGCGATTGTGCGAACCGGGGAATTGTCGTCTCGGGCCTGACCCGGGACCGGCTTCTTCCGAGACCGGTCAGCTGGGTTAGCTGGGTCCCGGGTCAAGCCCGGGACAACAACGTCCCTAGAGGTAGGGCGCGACCCCGGCGACCGCGACGCCGAGGCTGACCGCGACAATCCCGCCCGCCAGCAGCCGCCCGCCGTGCAGCCGCGACCACAACAGGAACCCGGTCAGGCTCATGGTGATCAGCGCGCCTGCGACGGTGTCGATGAACAGCACCCAGAGGACGCTGAGCCCGACGCCCTTGTGCAGGTTCTTCATGGTGTTGAGCGCGCCAGCGTCTTCGCGCTTTGCCGAGACGAAGCTGGCACCGGGAACGTACTCGACGGTCACCTTGCCGTCGGCGAGGTTGAAGACCCGGGTCCACTGTTCGATCTCGGGCAGCTTGCGGCCCATGAAGCGGCGGTCGGGAGCGGCCTCGCGAGCTGCGCCCTCGCCGCCTTCACGACCGGCGCGCTCGCCGCGACCGCGTCCGGGGCCGTCGCCGCGCCCGCGACCACCATCACCGGGACCAGCGCGCGGCGGTCTGGCTTCCGCGTGCATGCCGAGCGCCTGCTTCGCCCAGCGGCCCAGTCCATCGGCGTCGGTGATCGTCCCGGGCGCGACGGCGATCGTCATGGCATTGACCTCGACCGGCTTGCCGGTGTCGATCTTGAGGGTGTCGCGGTGGTTGAGCAGGAAGCCGCTCGCGCCCATCAGCAGGAAGATCAGCGCGCCCCAGAAGCCGGTCCACGCGTGGATACGCTTGAGCCAGTTGATGACCTTGGCGCGCTGCCAGCTCTTGGGGACGAACAACAGGCCGGACTGGTTGAGGCGTATCACGGGTGTTCCTAAAGCTCGGCGCAGCGGCGCAACAGATTGTGGTAGACGCCGGTGAGGCGGACGATCTCCGGGTGGCCTGCGCCCTGGAGCGCACCGAGCCCCTGTACGGCCTGGTCGAGTTCGAACAGCATCGCGCGGTCGCTTTCGGAACGCACCATCGACTGGACCCAGAAGAATGAAGCAACGCGGACGCCGCGCGTTACCGGCTCGACCCGGTGGACGCTCGATGCGGGATAAAGGACCATGTCGCCCGCGGCGCCTTTGACACCGCGGCCATTGCTGACGACCAGCTCGCCGCCGTCGTAGCTGTCCGGGTCGGCGAGGAAGAGGGTTGCCGACAGGTCGGTGCGGATGCGGAAGTCGCGGCCGCGCCGGATGCGGACCGCGCTGTCGACATGGTCGCCGAAGCCCTGCCCGACCCAATAGCGATTGAACAGCGGCGGATAGACCCGGAGCGGCAAGGCGGCCGCGACGAACAGCGCAGAGCGTGCCAGCGCATCGAGGACGAGGTTGCCCGCCGCACTCGCCGCGTCGCTATCCTCGGGGAGTTGCTCGTTGGTCTTGGCGAGCGCCGACTGGCTGCCTGAGGTGACGTTGCCGTCGATCCACTCGGCCGGATCGACGAGAGCGCGGATCTCGGTAAGCTCGGCGGGAGTGAGCACGGCAGGGATGATCATCATGACGCGCCGCGGCGAGCATCGTCATGGCCGCGAAGGCGGGGATGACGGGAGAAATCGGGAACATGCTCCGCCAGCCACTCCCCCGCCTGCCCCCGAAACCGCTCGGTCCCGCCCGCCAGCGCCCGCTCGAACCAAAGCCGTGCATCCTCGACCCGGCCCGCCGCGACCAGCATCCGGCCGTGGTTGAACTGCCCGCGGAAGTCCCCGCCGGCAGCCGCTCGCTCATAGAATTCCGCTGCTCGGCCGACGTTGCGCGGCACGACCCAGCCATCCTCGTGGAAGCTGCCGATAAAGTTCACCGCCTTGGCATTGCCGAGCACTGCCGCTCGCTCGAACCAGCCAAGCGCCGCCGCCTTGTCTTCGGGCACGCCGGCACCGAGCGCGAGCGCCGTCCCCCAATTGTACATGCCCCAGTCGAGCCCGCGCTCGGCGGCGCGCTTGAACCAGCGGGCGGCGGAAACCTTGTCGACCGGTGTGCCCCAGCCGAGGTCGTGGCAGCGTCCGACCATGTTGATCGCCGCGAGATGGCCCTGCGCCGCCGCGACGCCGAACCAGCGCAGTGCAGCAACCGGATCGCGCGCCACGCCCTGCCCGTCGAGCAGCAGTTGGCCATAGGTCGCGCAAGCTTCCGCCGATCCCGCCGCCGCGGCCTCGCCGATGAAGCGCGCCGCCTGTTCGGGCGAACCCGACAGGCGACGCGCGACTTCATCGGGTCGCAGCGCGTTGATCGCGGCGATCGTCACCTCAGTAGTGGACCGCGAGAGTCCCGAAGGCGCTGCGGCCCGCGGCGATGCTGGCGTAGTGGCTGGTGTACGCCTGGTTGAAATAGACCTTGTCGGTCAGGTTCTGGACGTTGGCCGAGATATCGATGTGGTCGTTGACCTTGAAGGAGACGCGCGCGTCGAACCGCCAGTAGCTCGGCACCGAACGCTCGAT containing:
- the nadC gene encoding carboxylating nicotinate-nucleotide diphosphorylase — translated: MIPDFDLHAFVAATLAEDLGRGGDVTSNAVIPADARLSAVLASRDAVTVAGLPIAAAFFTALDPAATVEILVAEGTAVAPGTPLLRVEGNARALLAAERSALNTAQHLTGIATVTRSYVDAIAGTGAILLDTRKTLPGLRALEKYATRTGGATNHRMRLDDGVMIKDNHIAVAGGVDAAVRAAKAAGLKGIVVEVDRIDQISPALAAGADRLLLDNMGPAVLREAVALVAGLVPTEASGGVNLQTIRNIAETGVTYISVGRITQSAPAADIGMDYV
- a CDS encoding D-cysteine desulfhydrase, whose translation is MDLARFPRRRYTPGFTAIEPMRHLSDDTGCDLWIKRDDQLGLAGGGNKTRKLEFLVADALAQGADTLITVGAPQSNHCRLTLAAAVHEGLRCRLVIEERVAGSYDAAAIGNNLLFDLMGVEARTVVPAGTDLAAAMGAEAEIVRAAGRKPYLIAGGGSTPLGALGYVSCAQEIIAQSFEQGVAFDRIVVASGSAGTHAGLAVGLRAASWDGRLTGINVRRPRAEQEGNVFALAETTAALLGVVPPPRDAIECLDDWVGPGYSLPSPEMIAAVRTAASREGVLLDPVYTGKAFAGLLGLIARGEIAPGERALFVHTGGAPVLHAYAGVLRS
- a CDS encoding ribonuclease T, with the protein product MFKQIVAFVVLIAASAAQAATSCAIPPNLTPAPVGPSEEQRILPVEKFVLAYYWWPENCRQYPGEGCSQHFGLKLHGLWPDGAGETWPQFCRTPTALPVATVRANWCMTPAVTLLQHEWAKHGTCFWPNADAFFADERRLYDKYPMPELDKLKGKLTAGDIRDAIVTANPELPREAIFVGTAKKQWLTEVRICLNVSYRPMPCEDGKVGAADRVPVRVRPR
- a CDS encoding Fe2+-dependent dioxygenase, with the protein product MMIIPAVLTPAELTEIRALVDPAEWIDGNVTSGSQSALAKTNEQLPEDSDAASAAGNLVLDALARSALFVAAALPLRVYPPLFNRYWVGQGFGDHVDSAVRIRRGRDFRIRTDLSATLFLADPDSYDGGELVVSNGRGVKGAAGDMVLYPASSVHRVEPVTRGVRVASFFWVQSMVRSESDRAMLFELDQAVQGLGALQGAGHPEIVRLTGVYHNLLRRCAEL
- a CDS encoding DUF2855 family protein, which codes for MIIEVSRDDLRVTRAVERPAEPGPGQAAFAVERFALTSNNVTYAAHGVDMRYWDFFSAPGEWGVVPVWGFGRVTASNVEGLEIGERFYGYWPMADAVVLTPVKVTRRGFVDGAAHRSELAAVYNGYGRATDLPGDEALHMLFRPLYVTSFLLDLACGDGGTAVLSSASSKTAMGLAHALKARGGWTVIGLTSERNLGFVEATGLYDSVALYDEVDGLKVAGRNVYVDFAGDGAVRAAVHNRFADALASSIVVGDTHWEVSGAGQPLPGPRPEFFFAPTIMAERLAEWGQAGFDERLAVGWQGFTAAVAPWLRVVAVEGVEAARASWTRMASGDVDPAEGLVVRV
- a CDS encoding DUF3309 domain-containing protein — its product is MSLGTILLIVVILLLIGALPNWGYSSGWGYGPSGILGVVVVIVLVLFLMGRL
- a CDS encoding PepSY-associated TM helix domain-containing protein; translation: MIRLNQSGLLFVPKSWQRAKVINWLKRIHAWTGFWGALIFLLMGASGFLLNHRDTLKIDTGKPVEVNAMTIAVAPGTITDADGLGRWAKQALGMHAEARPPRAGPGDGGRGRGDGPGRGRGERAGREGGEGAAREAAPDRRFMGRKLPEIEQWTRVFNLADGKVTVEYVPGASFVSAKREDAGALNTMKNLHKGVGLSVLWVLFIDTVAGALITMSLTGFLLWSRLHGGRLLAGGIVAVSLGVAVAGVAPYL
- a CDS encoding MFS transporter, which gives rise to MATVAMDGGAITLDVKRDRLVILASSLGTVFEWYDFFVYGTLAALLGNYFFPSDNSGAALLKSLAAFGVGFGVRPLGAIVFGYFGDRVGRKYTFLATITLMGLATALVGVLPTYQEVGLWAPAGLLALRILQGLALGGEYGGAAIYVAEHAPAEKRGFYTSFIQASVVGGFLLSIIVVLGVTALVGKDNFVAWGWRIPFIFSLFLLALSLWIRLKLQESPIFTAMKTAGKASANPIRDSLREPGNLRPVLVALFGIAAGLTVIWYTAQFQTLFFLQQAARVDQMSAQIILGIAACISAPLFVLAGWVSDKIGRKPLIVAGYGLTLIFLFPLFHMIADAANPALAAASKRAPVRIGNAACGYNPFASGKQDSVCGQVLDYFAKKGVPYRKIKGSGDEVVPIPIVTIGGYRMEGLVPAKFEAALRASGYPGSVDPATGKWDLRADPAERNDLVILFACVMLGLLSAMTYGPVAAVLVELFPARIRYTSLSVPYHIGTGYFGGFLPFVAQFIVVKTGNIFGGLWYTFAVVAVALVVTVLFLPETRKRDICA
- a CDS encoding sel1 repeat family protein gives rise to the protein MTIAAINALRPDEVARRLSGSPEQAARFIGEAAAAGSAEACATYGQLLLDGQGVARDPVAALRWFGVAAAQGHLAAINMVGRCHDLGWGTPVDKVSAARWFKRAAERGLDWGMYNWGTALALGAGVPEDKAAALGWFERAAVLGNAKAVNFIGSFHEDGWVVPRNVGRAAEFYERAAAGGDFRGQFNHGRMLVAAGRVEDARLWFERALAGGTERFRGQAGEWLAEHVPDFSRHPRLRGHDDARRGAS
- a CDS encoding CoA transferase, which codes for MTGPLHGIRVVDLSQIVSGPMAACILSDQGADVIKVETPGGDPVRTLGPRKGDLSSMFITVNRGKRGIVLDLKQPAACDILCGLIKGADVLLENFRPGAIERLGFGYERCREINPRLVFASINGFGPDGPYANIRVYDPVVQAVSGLAATQVDTDGRIGLIRSLIADKVTALTAAQAITAALFQRERTGIGQRVDIAMLDAAVAFNWADGMYNHCFVDDAPPPFPEYGSMMRLWTAADGQVAVGSLQNSEFFALARAVGLPELADDERLRSVGGRMAHRQEWTPKLSAALKATDLDTLMAAFIREGAVGGRVNTLDRVIDDPQVRHNGIVAEIDHGAEGRVQTPRPAARFGAGGDATLRPAPHMGEHSRAVLRELGRDDAAIDALIATGAVLAA
- a CDS encoding TCR/Tet family MFS transporter, with the translated sequence MRHALAFIFVTVLIDSIGFGIVIPVFPQLIVHLTGRTVANAAIVSGWLGLGYAAMQFVCGPIIGGLSDRFGRRPVLLASLAAFGLDYIAMAFAPTLAWLFASRLVAGATGASFGTAYAYIADVSPPERRAANFGIAGMGFGLGFIIGPVLGGLLAKYGAQVPFLVAAGLALLNVAYGWFVLPESLAPELRRPFDWKRANPVGALLRLKRYQPVVLGLAAATFLWVIGFQSLPLIWNFYTIAKFGWSPDQVGYSLAFVGLVSVLMQGFVSRKLLPKFGERRVIVTGALSGIAAYLTYCFAQTGWQLYVGIVVGALSGLVYQSLQGLMSSQVGPSEQGELQGAISSVYAVAAIIGPVAMTQVFAHFAARDTVPYLPGAPFLLSAVLSVAMLAVFVVLRPRGGPSGTAPAR
- a CDS encoding amino acid racemase; amino-acid sequence: MMTVGVMGGMGPAATLDFLQKLHAATPATGDEDHLRVLTDSDPRIPGRNAALRGDGPSPFRGLVRMACGLVDAGAELLAMPCNAAHVWAGDIQGAVDVPFVSMIDAAADVIAASGAKRVGVLAADATLRSGLYRNALASRGVGVIDVDPTAVMPLIMRIKSGDTGPELRAAMAGLAAGLVAQGADTVLAACTEVPLVLGQGDVTVPFVDATAALVGAVLARALVAPVTPT